A window of Cryptomeria japonica chromosome 3, Sugi_1.0, whole genome shotgun sequence contains these coding sequences:
- the LOC131034306 gene encoding uncharacterized protein LOC131034306 translates to MSSALFAFWGLLVCLHGCAAHAASLPQNFDRSSAKMLNVGEELTREVLPLSKGQSLYELHGLKAPRWYEVKISYPASIPARFSIAIVQDNSTKVFNLGRRLLNTEKLIFKADNIVPEVSGYDRIFALVSVEPAGVVAKSHFREQQFVIFNIVCDELLFGIPNQAWWVGFVVVLGIAIILSVTNFLPSEWLPRESSKERMKRIS, encoded by the exons ATGTCTTCTGCTTTATTCGCTTTCTGGGGTTTGCTGGTGTGCCTTCATGGATGCGCTGCTCATGCTGCATCGCTTCCCCAAAATTTTGATAG ATCAAGTGCAAAGATGTTAAATGTTGGGGAAGAGCTGACCCGGGAGGTTCTCCCACTTAGTAAGGGCCAGTCCTTATATGAATTACATGGCCTTAAAGCACCCAGGTGGTATGAAGTGAAGATTTCTTACCCAGCCTCT ATACCAGCCAGATTTTCTATTGCAATTGTACAAGACAATTCCACTAAGGTTTTCAATCTTGGAAGAAGACTGCTGAACACAGAGAAGCTAATATTCAAGGCAGACAATATTGTTCCG gAAGTTTCTGGATATGATAGAATTTTTGCACTTGTTTCAGTGGAACCTGCAGGTGTTGTTGCAAAATCTCATTTCAGAGAGCAACAATTTGTGATATTTAACATTG TCTGTGACGAATTACTCTTTGGAATACCAAATCAAGCATGGTGGGTGGGCTTTGTTGTAGTTTTAGGCATTGCCATCATTTTGTCTGTTACAAACTTTTTACCCTCTGAGTGGCTTCCAAGGGAAAGTAGCAAGGAACGTATGAAGCGAATCTCCTAG